From Echinicola soli, a single genomic window includes:
- a CDS encoding Crp/Fnr family transcriptional regulator, producing the protein MIDEREISSIIEKCPVKKIKKGQYLLREKEICKHGFFVEKGLLRQFSVDKKGKEHIISFAPENWIVSDRESAYFNKPSVYFIQALEDSQVTMIDESFIQLLCKKIPEFTDFNTRLLHNHIRHLQKRINLLLSASAEDRYLQFVDTYPDILLRVPQTMVASYLGITPESLSRVRRELVKNKS; encoded by the coding sequence ATGATTGACGAAAGGGAAATCTCGTCAATCATAGAAAAATGCCCCGTAAAAAAAATCAAAAAAGGCCAATACCTTCTGCGTGAAAAAGAAATCTGCAAGCATGGCTTTTTTGTGGAAAAAGGATTGTTGCGGCAATTCTCAGTTGATAAGAAAGGAAAGGAACATATTATTTCTTTTGCTCCTGAAAACTGGATTGTGAGTGACCGGGAAAGTGCCTATTTCAATAAGCCGTCTGTCTATTTTATTCAGGCACTGGAAGACAGCCAGGTAACTATGATAGATGAAAGTTTTATTCAGCTGCTGTGTAAAAAAATTCCCGAATTCACAGATTTCAATACCCGGCTGCTTCACAACCACATCCGCCATTTACAGAAAAGGATCAACCTGCTGCTGAGTGCCTCTGCTGAAGACCGCTATCTGCAGTTTGTGGACACTTACCCCGACATTCTTTTAAGGGTACCGCAGACCATGGTAGCTTCGTACCTGGGGATAACACCGGAAAGTTTAAGCCGGGTGCGTCGGGAGTTGGTCAAAAATAAATCATGA
- a CDS encoding glycoside hydrolase family 43 protein, which yields MRKTNFHFIIGKPLVFTFRFKHHRYFWMAAATMMACKSKPVEQDTQDNADSTEVSYLHEPLIQSPYTADPSAHVFEGKIFIYPSHDVESEVEEDDTGGHFNMKDYHVYSMDSPTAEVVDHGKVLDVNEVKWAKRQMWAPDAAERDGKYFLYFPAKDTADIFRIGVAVSTSPSGPFEPMDRPISGSFSIDPAVFKDDQGEYYMYWGGIWGGQLQKWRTGKYLSTSDSPYADEPADHEPAIAPKVAKLADNMIEFSEEPREVIILDKGGEPIKAGDHDRRFFEAAWVHKHAGTYYFSYSTGDTHNIAYATGSSPYGPFTYQGVILEPVQGWTNHHSIVKVDDQWYLFYHDTQLSGKTHLRNIKMASLEHLNDGSIKTIDPMGNMSK from the coding sequence ATGAGAAAAACGAATTTTCATTTTATTATCGGTAAACCCTTGGTGTTTACATTTCGATTTAAGCATCATCGGTACTTTTGGATGGCCGCTGCAACGATGATGGCTTGCAAAAGTAAACCTGTTGAACAGGATACTCAGGATAATGCGGATTCCACGGAGGTATCCTATCTTCATGAACCACTGATCCAATCACCTTATACGGCGGATCCATCCGCTCACGTATTTGAAGGTAAAATATTCATTTATCCTTCCCACGACGTGGAATCCGAAGTGGAAGAGGATGATACAGGCGGGCATTTTAACATGAAGGATTACCATGTGTATTCGATGGATAGCCCCACCGCAGAGGTAGTGGACCATGGTAAGGTGCTCGATGTTAATGAAGTAAAATGGGCCAAAAGGCAAATGTGGGCTCCGGATGCTGCCGAAAGGGACGGGAAATATTTCCTGTATTTTCCTGCTAAGGATACGGCAGATATTTTTAGAATTGGCGTCGCGGTGTCTACCAGTCCTAGTGGTCCTTTTGAACCCATGGATAGGCCTATATCGGGTAGTTTTAGCATTGACCCGGCCGTATTTAAGGATGACCAAGGAGAGTATTATATGTATTGGGGAGGAATTTGGGGAGGGCAGCTCCAAAAATGGAGGACAGGAAAATATCTTTCGACCAGTGACAGTCCCTATGCGGATGAACCCGCAGATCATGAACCGGCGATTGCTCCTAAAGTAGCCAAATTGGCTGATAACATGATCGAGTTTTCGGAAGAACCACGGGAGGTGATTATTTTGGACAAAGGAGGTGAGCCTATTAAAGCGGGAGATCATGATAGGCGATTTTTTGAGGCAGCATGGGTACACAAACATGCAGGGACCTATTATTTCTCCTATTCCACGGGAGATACGCATAATATCGCTTACGCAACGGGTAGCAGTCCCTATGGTCCGTTTACCTACCAGGGAGTGATATTGGAGCCCGTACAGGGATGGACAAATCACCATTCCATAGTAAAAGTGGACGATCAGTGGTACCTGTTCTACCACGACACCCAATTGTCCGGGAAGACCCATCTAAGGAATATAAAAATGGCGTCGCTGGAACATCTGAATGATGGGAGTATAAAAACCATAGACCCAATGGGCAATATGTCCAAATAA
- a CDS encoding endo-1,4-beta-xylanase — protein sequence MKIYLIPISLSVIWYGIYLPLRNFENTSGIKDLFAGDFYIGTALSGRDVQNQSQELMVPLRSNFNSLSPENLLKWQSIHPEPDRFNFDRADRYVEMGEGMDSHLVGHTLVWHKQTPDWVFQHKDGTGRSREELSFLMKSHIQMVMRRYKGRIDIWDVVNEAFTDDGQFRRSTWFNVLGEDFIKLAFEAAHKIDPQAELYYNDYNVWKPKKTDGILSFVSRMREEGVEIHGIGMQCHLGLEYPTIGQLEEAIQKIVDRGFNISITELDIDVLPNPSGRQGADIDANFPYEAQYDPYQNGLPNELKEMLANRYRDIFKLFLKYKDHIDRVTFWGVRDQDSWLNNWPIPGRTAYPLFFDQDYRLKKYLFDKLLHLKKTYKNGTKIQQAFQGQLSFK from the coding sequence ATGAAAATTTACCTCATCCCTATCTCACTGTCTGTCATATGGTATGGCATCTATTTACCCTTAAGGAATTTTGAAAATACATCAGGGATTAAAGACCTGTTTGCCGGAGATTTTTATATCGGAACGGCATTATCCGGTCGTGATGTCCAAAATCAGTCCCAAGAGCTGATGGTGCCACTCAGGAGTAATTTCAATAGCCTTAGCCCTGAGAATTTATTGAAATGGCAAAGTATCCACCCAGAGCCTGACAGATTCAATTTTGATCGGGCAGATAGGTACGTTGAAATGGGAGAAGGTATGGATAGTCACTTGGTTGGCCATACCCTGGTATGGCATAAACAAACACCTGATTGGGTTTTTCAGCATAAAGATGGGACGGGCAGGTCACGTGAGGAACTATCCTTCCTGATGAAAAGCCATATCCAAATGGTAATGCGTCGCTACAAAGGAAGGATTGACATATGGGATGTGGTCAACGAAGCATTTACAGATGATGGCCAATTTAGACGGTCAACCTGGTTCAATGTATTGGGAGAAGATTTTATAAAATTGGCGTTCGAAGCTGCCCATAAAATCGATCCACAAGCAGAATTGTACTATAATGATTATAATGTTTGGAAACCAAAGAAGACTGATGGCATCCTGTCCTTTGTTTCAAGAATGCGCGAGGAGGGCGTAGAAATCCATGGTATTGGCATGCAATGTCATTTGGGCCTGGAGTACCCAACCATAGGGCAGTTGGAGGAGGCCATCCAGAAAATTGTGGACCGCGGGTTCAACATTTCCATAACAGAACTTGATATCGACGTATTGCCCAATCCCAGTGGCCGCCAAGGTGCTGATATAGACGCCAACTTCCCTTATGAAGCCCAATATGATCCTTATCAAAATGGCTTACCCAATGAGTTGAAAGAAATGTTGGCCAACAGGTACCGGGATATTTTCAAGTTGTTCCTGAAATATAAGGACCATATAGACAGGGTGACTTTTTGGGGCGTAAGGGACCAGGACAGTTGGCTGAACAATTGGCCAATTCCAGGAAGGACAGCTTATCCGCTGTTTTTTGATCAAGACTACAGATTAAAAAAATACCTTTTCGATAAATTGTTGCATTTGAAGAAAACCTATAAGAATGGTACCAAAATACAACAGGCTTTCCAAGGTCAACTTTCTTTCAAGTAA
- a CDS encoding 7TM-DISM domain-containing protein has translation MIRLLSHFLWIFLSMFLLVSANAAGQERSVIDLQKDSKWIPEIIQRLDYFVDTTNTLDIKKVTSPGFQEMFRHISDPHIVYENIADFIWIRMTVANHQQNDHYSWYFESWGYDLDEITFYSPQGDKGYFPMKAGYDYPFGDRDILHKNFNYFLNIRPGETKTYYIKIRRSYPLTFSFHLRTNDEFISHSLNEYFFLGLYYGILLLILTLHLYLVVKLKENLYLFSSILILSSIWFSLGRDGLGFQYLWPSVPGINSITNFSSLTELFVIISTLLFSYFFVQKYKKNPKLRSLTLAAIAIMVGMFLNQNYGLVMDAIPYMVISFLILLVPFTIGLRSLLSMGRFSLSYTLAYVCLFLIIIHSYTRAFALFNDPVLNWYFVHPVIIVEMVLFSLSILNQIKYLQEEYKKANLEKTTALEEKNRVTYEMNNKLHQKVKERTEEIENMASDLAQKNVALQTTNLKLEELNTQISNINRYLKENNDKLRSNVEEITKDMALMKGFEFEDFKKVFPDKETCLKFLSELKWQQKFICKKCGYNKSTESRNHGRRCKNCNYYESPTADTLFHKLKFPIEKAFYILYLSNRKDVELTLNELSEILDLRRETCWAFKNKIAQAMEKVGHNKDLSGWETLALVHLE, from the coding sequence GTGATTAGACTACTCTCTCATTTTCTATGGATATTTCTATCGATGTTTTTATTGGTATCGGCAAATGCAGCTGGCCAAGAACGATCTGTAATTGATTTGCAAAAGGATTCCAAATGGATTCCTGAAATCATTCAACGTCTTGATTATTTCGTTGATACCACCAATACACTGGATATCAAAAAGGTGACCTCTCCTGGTTTTCAGGAAATGTTCAGGCACATATCTGACCCGCATATTGTGTATGAAAACATTGCTGATTTTATATGGATCAGGATGACAGTGGCCAACCATCAACAGAACGACCATTACAGCTGGTATTTCGAATCCTGGGGATATGACCTTGATGAGATCACCTTCTATTCACCGCAAGGGGACAAAGGCTATTTTCCTATGAAAGCTGGCTACGATTATCCCTTTGGAGACCGGGATATCCTGCATAAAAATTTCAATTACTTTCTCAATATCCGTCCTGGAGAGACCAAAACCTATTATATTAAAATCAGGAGAAGCTATCCTTTGACCTTTTCGTTCCACCTACGAACCAATGATGAATTTATCTCCCATTCCCTAAATGAATACTTTTTTTTGGGGCTTTATTATGGCATTTTGCTACTCATTCTCACCCTTCACTTATACCTTGTGGTAAAATTAAAGGAGAATCTCTACCTGTTTTCCTCTATTTTGATCTTATCCAGCATTTGGTTTTCCCTTGGTAGGGACGGCCTTGGATTCCAGTATTTATGGCCATCAGTCCCCGGCATTAACTCGATCACCAATTTCAGTAGCTTGACGGAGCTATTTGTCATTATCTCCACCTTGCTTTTCTCTTATTTCTTTGTCCAAAAATATAAGAAGAACCCTAAACTCAGGTCCCTGACGTTGGCTGCCATAGCCATCATGGTGGGCATGTTCTTAAATCAAAATTATGGACTGGTCATGGATGCCATACCCTATATGGTCATATCCTTTCTGATCTTACTGGTTCCGTTCACCATTGGCCTAAGGTCACTTCTTTCCATGGGCAGGTTTTCATTATCCTATACGTTGGCCTATGTATGTCTTTTTCTTATCATTATCCACAGCTATACCCGTGCCTTTGCACTGTTCAATGATCCTGTATTAAACTGGTATTTTGTCCACCCGGTCATCATTGTGGAAATGGTCCTGTTTTCCCTTTCCATCCTTAACCAGATCAAATATTTACAGGAAGAGTATAAAAAGGCCAACCTGGAAAAAACAACTGCCCTGGAAGAAAAAAACCGGGTAACCTATGAAATGAACAACAAGCTCCATCAAAAGGTAAAAGAGCGAACGGAGGAAATCGAGAACATGGCATCTGACCTTGCCCAGAAGAATGTTGCCCTCCAGACCACCAACCTCAAGCTTGAAGAGTTGAATACCCAGATTTCAAATATCAATCGATACCTGAAAGAAAACAACGACAAGCTTCGGAGCAATGTGGAAGAAATCACCAAGGACATGGCCTTGATGAAAGGATTTGAATTTGAGGATTTCAAAAAAGTCTTTCCGGACAAAGAAACTTGTCTAAAGTTCCTGTCAGAATTAAAATGGCAACAAAAATTCATCTGTAAAAAGTGTGGGTACAACAAATCCACTGAAAGCAGGAACCATGGACGCAGGTGCAAAAACTGTAATTATTATGAATCTCCTACCGCGGACACCTTGTTCCATAAATTGAAATTCCCCATCGAAAAGGCCTTTTACATCCTGTATCTCTCCAACAGAAAGGATGTAGAGCTTACCCTAAATGAACTATCCGAAATTTTGGACCTAAGAAGGGAAACCTGTTGGGCATTCAAGAACAAAATTGCCCAGGCCATGGAGAAAGTCGGGCATAATAAAGATCTCAGCGGTTGGGAAACCTTGGCTTTGGTCCATTTGGAGTAA
- a CDS encoding glycoside hydrolase family 3 C-terminal domain-containing protein, which yields MKTLEKPPIPKIGFCFSTIRFRFFKLGLLLYLMTGNMGSHAQESEPDFSFLDIDKNFEERVDILVNQMTLEEKVSQMMNDSPAIPRLKVPQYNWWNECLHGVARAGYATVFPQSISVAASFDKNLLSEIGSVISDEARAKHHEFIRNGKRGIYTGLDFWSPNINIFRDPRWGRGHETYGEDPYLTGELASRFIEGLQEYDGKYLKTIATSKHFAVHSGPEPLRHSFDVDVSDRDLYETYLPAFRKTVKEAGVYSIMGAYNRFRGESCSGHDFLLNEVLRKQWGFEGYVVSDCGAIQDIQTGHHLANTEAEAAAIGVSGGCDLNCGSYYVHLTEAVAQSLVSEEEIDTAVKRLFLARFKLGMFDPEDVVSFAQIPFGIVCSEAHNTLARQAAQKSMVLLKNQDNLLPLSVDQVKRIAVIGPNADHVESLLGNYHGIPKKPVTFLEGIKHKVGPKAEVLYSAGTHPAEGFYNLKPIPSAYFETDDGRQGLEASYYDNVNWEGEPVLERIDDQIDFSWEHQPISKELVDNFSVKWKGYLVPPASGRYEFGVFSKRGMKIRINGKEISNGEGTIHRGRYATDIVSLEEGKRYRVEVSYFSDETNALAQALWARPDVDKMDEAVALAKSADLAVVVLGLSQRLEGESMDVVTPGFDGGDRTTITLPAQQEALLKAVKATGKPVILVLNAGSAMAINWAKENVDAIISVGYPGEEGGNALADVMFGDYNPAGRLPITYYRSVEDLPPFEDYDMSGRTYRYFEGVPLYPFGYGLSYTRFEYSDLTVPSQVKAGEEMSVHVKVTNSGDRAGDEVIQLYLTDQEASTERPIRQLEAFERIHLKPGESKVVKFTLSPRQLSMINEQSKRIIEEGTFKVHVGGEQPGFSGDLDAESTEVVSGEVLVVGSQELAEL from the coding sequence ATGAAAACTTTAGAAAAACCACCAATACCCAAAATAGGGTTTTGTTTTAGTACCATTAGATTTAGGTTCTTTAAACTAGGGTTGCTGTTATACTTAATGACCGGAAATATGGGTAGCCATGCCCAAGAAAGCGAGCCTGATTTTTCCTTTTTGGACATCGATAAAAACTTCGAAGAGCGGGTGGATATTTTAGTAAATCAGATGACACTTGAGGAGAAAGTCAGCCAAATGATGAATGATTCCCCGGCCATTCCACGCCTGAAAGTACCCCAATACAATTGGTGGAACGAATGCCTTCATGGAGTGGCCAGGGCAGGGTATGCCACGGTCTTTCCCCAGTCCATTTCTGTAGCTGCCTCATTTGACAAAAACCTTTTGAGTGAAATAGGTTCGGTTATTTCGGATGAGGCCAGGGCCAAGCACCATGAGTTTATCCGAAATGGCAAACGGGGGATTTACACCGGGCTGGATTTTTGGTCGCCCAACATCAATATCTTTCGGGACCCGCGATGGGGAAGGGGACATGAAACCTACGGAGAGGATCCTTACCTTACCGGCGAGTTGGCTTCCCGGTTTATTGAGGGATTGCAGGAATATGATGGAAAGTACCTAAAGACCATTGCTACCTCCAAGCATTTCGCAGTCCATTCCGGGCCAGAACCGCTTCGCCATTCTTTTGATGTGGATGTGAGTGATCGGGACCTATATGAAACCTATCTTCCGGCATTCCGCAAAACAGTAAAGGAGGCAGGAGTGTATTCCATCATGGGTGCCTACAACCGGTTTAGGGGAGAATCATGCAGCGGCCATGATTTTCTGTTGAACGAGGTGCTAAGAAAGCAGTGGGGATTCGAAGGCTACGTGGTGTCGGACTGCGGGGCTATTCAGGACATTCAGACAGGACATCACCTCGCCAATACTGAAGCGGAAGCTGCCGCTATCGGGGTTTCAGGTGGCTGTGACCTGAATTGTGGAAGTTATTATGTCCACCTGACCGAAGCGGTAGCCCAGAGCTTGGTAAGTGAAGAGGAAATCGATACAGCAGTGAAAAGATTGTTCTTGGCCCGGTTCAAACTTGGGATGTTTGATCCTGAAGATGTGGTTTCCTTTGCGCAGATTCCCTTTGGCATAGTCTGTTCGGAAGCGCACAATACCCTGGCTAGACAAGCGGCCCAGAAAAGCATGGTGCTGCTTAAAAACCAGGATAATTTACTGCCCTTATCGGTGGATCAGGTCAAAAGGATAGCGGTAATAGGTCCCAATGCGGACCACGTAGAGTCACTTCTTGGAAATTACCATGGCATCCCCAAAAAGCCGGTCACCTTTCTGGAGGGAATAAAGCACAAAGTGGGACCAAAGGCGGAGGTGCTGTACTCAGCAGGTACACATCCTGCAGAAGGTTTTTATAACCTAAAGCCCATTCCTTCCGCCTATTTTGAAACCGATGATGGACGTCAGGGACTGGAAGCTTCCTATTACGATAATGTAAATTGGGAGGGAGAACCGGTTTTGGAGCGTATAGATGATCAAATTGATTTTTCATGGGAACACCAGCCCATCTCCAAAGAATTGGTCGATAATTTCTCGGTGAAGTGGAAAGGATACCTGGTGCCTCCGGCAAGCGGCCGATATGAATTCGGAGTGTTTTCAAAAAGGGGCATGAAAATACGGATCAATGGAAAGGAAATATCGAATGGGGAAGGCACCATCCACCGGGGCAGATATGCCACCGATATAGTTTCTCTGGAAGAGGGGAAAAGGTACAGAGTTGAGGTGAGCTACTTCAGTGATGAGACCAATGCCCTTGCCCAGGCGCTATGGGCAAGACCGGATGTGGACAAAATGGATGAAGCGGTGGCACTGGCAAAAAGTGCCGACTTGGCCGTGGTAGTGCTGGGATTGTCCCAAAGGCTGGAAGGGGAAAGCATGGATGTAGTCACCCCGGGGTTTGATGGAGGAGACCGTACCACCATCACCCTGCCGGCCCAACAGGAAGCTTTGCTCAAGGCGGTGAAAGCAACAGGTAAGCCCGTGATTTTGGTATTAAATGCGGGCAGTGCCATGGCCATCAACTGGGCAAAGGAAAATGTGGATGCTATCATCAGTGTCGGTTATCCTGGAGAGGAAGGGGGAAATGCACTTGCAGACGTAATGTTCGGGGATTATAACCCTGCTGGTAGATTGCCCATTACCTATTATCGGTCCGTTGAGGATTTGCCACCATTTGAAGATTATGATATGAGCGGTAGAACCTATCGATATTTTGAAGGAGTACCACTCTATCCATTTGGCTATGGGCTCAGTTACACTCGTTTTGAGTATTCGGACCTGACAGTCCCCTCCCAGGTAAAGGCGGGAGAAGAAATGTCAGTCCATGTAAAGGTCACCAATTCCGGAGATAGGGCAGGAGATGAGGTGATTCAGTTGTACCTGACAGACCAAGAGGCTTCCACCGAGAGGCCTATTCGGCAGCTGGAGGCATTTGAACGAATACACCTAAAACCGGGAGAAAGCAAAGTGGTGAAATTTACCCTATCTCCCAGACAGCTTTCCATGATCAATGAACAGTCCAAAAGGATCATCGAGGAGGGGACGTTCAAGGTTCATGTAGGGGGCGAGCAGCCTGGATTTAGCGGTGATCTGGACGCGGAATCCACAGAGGTAGTGAGTGGGGAAGTACTGGTCGTAGGGAGTCAGGAACTTGCAGAACTTTAG
- a CDS encoding alpha/beta hydrolase: MKTLAKTVLTGVLLFCAKATMAQDGTIYPLDNPEEPNAIPLGTGGVEDQPSPETWFRQWGDPMARNISTATLTPFFPESGKANGTTVIVAPGGGFRWLSLDNEGWEVAEALAEQGITAFVLKYRLHPTPESLEDFSDSMNRTFDEASKSTKDGEAPPRPRRNLSDQLEDAEAAYAMIVERAEEWGVDTDRIGMIGFSAGAGLTMHCTLNSETMDLAFIGPVYGGMGEVDVPANAPPMFNVIASDDFLFNGQFGVIRSWFQAGVPVEFHLYQNGGHGFGLGNPDRTSNRWFEAFMHWLDVNGFLKGEDR, translated from the coding sequence ATGAAAACCCTCGCTAAAACTGTCCTTACAGGAGTATTGCTCTTTTGTGCCAAAGCTACAATGGCGCAGGATGGAACCATTTACCCACTTGACAACCCGGAGGAACCCAATGCAATCCCACTTGGTACAGGAGGTGTGGAAGACCAACCTTCTCCGGAGACCTGGTTTCGTCAATGGGGCGACCCGATGGCCAGAAATATCAGTACCGCCACCCTAACCCCTTTCTTCCCGGAATCCGGCAAGGCTAACGGTACTACAGTGATCGTAGCGCCCGGAGGAGGGTTTAGATGGCTTTCCTTGGATAATGAAGGCTGGGAAGTGGCTGAAGCGCTAGCCGAGCAGGGGATCACGGCATTTGTGCTCAAATACAGGCTTCATCCGACCCCCGAATCCTTGGAAGACTTCAGCGATTCTATGAATAGAACCTTTGATGAAGCATCCAAATCGACCAAAGACGGAGAAGCTCCTCCACGACCTCGCAGGAACCTGTCCGATCAACTTGAAGATGCAGAAGCTGCCTATGCCATGATTGTTGAGCGTGCCGAAGAGTGGGGAGTAGATACCGACAGGATAGGCATGATCGGTTTTTCGGCAGGTGCCGGACTTACCATGCACTGTACACTCAACTCGGAGACCATGGATTTGGCCTTTATCGGTCCGGTCTATGGGGGTATGGGAGAAGTAGATGTGCCAGCGAATGCGCCTCCGATGTTCAATGTAATTGCCAGTGATGATTTTCTGTTCAACGGACAATTTGGTGTGATCCGCTCCTGGTTCCAAGCGGGTGTACCGGTAGAGTTTCACCTTTACCAAAATGGTGGTCATGGTTTCGGCCTGGGAAACCCCGATCGTACCAGTAACCGTTGGTTTGAGGCCTTTATGCACTGGTTGGATGTGAATGGCTTTCTGAAGGGGGAGGACAGGTGA
- a CDS encoding glycoside hydrolase: MKYLFKPINLRKWGLYVLTPLMMLSCVEDTDKVDKAALLEWEAETLSEEGLPAGGGSVSVNVDWAYTQWNIRVEEVLEGEDFIDQITPRTAGNVSIEATSTAVTIRLKENPQPSQNVVRLELRSLDEDISHSVVLTQAAKEIDPVMVHLDPNTRFQTISGFGGGNMMWGFDYLNAEEIKLAFGTGAGELGLSIYRVRLSPVREDWPALVETVKEARKYGARIIASPWSPPAAFKSNHDLIGGHLLEAHYADYADYLNDFVQFMAGEGSPVDVVSIQNEPDIQVSYESCDWTVDQVYDFIKNHGDAIQGAQLTAAESFNFKQSYTDQILNDSDALENLDIVSGHIYGSGLAPYPLAEEKGVEVWMTEYLMNQNSGVDINNWNTEEAVIWEESMGMLETIHGAMTSNWNAYIWWYIRRFYSFLGDGEQGTSREQTLRRGHAMAQFAKYVRPGYERIWANYTGTSANLGITAYEGNDQVVVVLINWEENPLPEVWLDLPVNISEAVSYTTSVTKMQEETKLTLGEETVTVALPAKSITTVVMDK, encoded by the coding sequence ATGAAATACCTATTCAAACCTATCAACCTTAGGAAGTGGGGACTTTATGTCCTCACTCCTTTAATGATGCTGTCCTGTGTGGAGGATACTGACAAAGTGGATAAAGCAGCCCTGCTCGAATGGGAAGCGGAGACTTTGTCCGAAGAAGGACTGCCCGCAGGTGGTGGCAGTGTTTCTGTGAACGTGGATTGGGCTTATACCCAATGGAATATCCGGGTAGAAGAAGTGCTGGAAGGAGAGGATTTTATCGATCAGATCACGCCCAGAACTGCCGGCAATGTTTCCATTGAGGCTACTAGCACTGCAGTAACGATCCGATTGAAAGAGAATCCCCAGCCGAGTCAAAATGTGGTGCGGTTGGAGCTGCGGTCTTTGGATGAGGATATCAGCCATTCGGTGGTGTTGACCCAGGCCGCTAAAGAAATTGATCCGGTGATGGTTCACCTCGATCCCAATACCCGTTTTCAGACCATATCCGGTTTTGGCGGGGGCAATATGATGTGGGGTTTTGATTATTTGAATGCCGAAGAGATCAAATTGGCCTTTGGCACTGGAGCGGGGGAGCTAGGACTTTCCATTTACCGGGTTAGGCTTTCGCCGGTTAGGGAAGACTGGCCGGCCTTGGTAGAGACGGTAAAAGAAGCCCGGAAATATGGTGCAAGAATCATCGCTTCCCCCTGGTCTCCACCTGCGGCATTTAAAAGTAATCATGACCTTATTGGAGGCCATCTTTTGGAAGCGCATTATGCCGACTATGCAGATTACCTCAATGATTTTGTCCAGTTTATGGCTGGAGAAGGATCGCCGGTGGATGTGGTTTCCATTCAGAACGAACCAGATATTCAGGTAAGCTACGAATCCTGTGACTGGACGGTTGACCAGGTGTATGATTTCATTAAAAACCACGGAGACGCTATCCAAGGAGCCCAATTGACTGCTGCCGAATCTTTTAACTTTAAACAATCCTATACCGACCAAATCCTAAACGATTCCGATGCTTTAGAAAACCTGGACATTGTGTCTGGTCATATTTACGGGTCCGGTTTAGCACCTTATCCTCTGGCCGAGGAAAAAGGGGTGGAAGTATGGATGACCGAATACCTGATGAACCAAAACAGTGGAGTGGACATCAATAACTGGAATACCGAGGAAGCGGTCATTTGGGAGGAATCCATGGGTATGCTGGAAACCATCCATGGTGCCATGACCTCCAATTGGAATGCCTATATCTGGTGGTATATCCGCAGGTTTTATTCCTTTCTGGGCGATGGAGAGCAGGGAACTTCGCGGGAGCAGACCTTACGCAGAGGCCATGCCATGGCCCAATTTGCCAAATATGTGCGACCGGGGTATGAAAGGATCTGGGCCAACTATACGGGTACCAGTGCCAATCTTGGAATCACCGCCTATGAGGGGAATGATCAAGTAGTAGTCGTACTGATCAACTGGGAGGAAAACCCTTTGCCTGAAGTATGGTTGGATCTGCCCGTCAATATCAGCGAAGCGGTTTCCTATACCACATCTGTGACAAAGATGCAGGAAGAGACCAAGTTGACTTTGGGAGAGGAAACCGTAACGGTGGCACTTCCTGCTAAGAGCATTACCACGGTGGTGATGGATAAGTGA